AGATATTTTATCTAGCATaatcatcataaaaaaaaggttcatTTATGCCACAGAGTAAtaatgagagttttttttttcttttatcttttcTTCATTCAAAATTATACCCTTTTCTTAGAACATTAGCTATACATCACCTGATCCTTATTTATataaagacaacaaaaaaaaagatacctaCCCATCCATCTAGTTTATATAAAACAGAAAACATCAAGGATGCGCGGAGGaaaaatcttaaacaaaattCCTTTCCTTCGagaatctttcttaaaatttaacttCTATGGGATGTGTGTGTTGTCAGCGGTTGCCATTTGATCATTAATCATTtttgctatgaaaaaaaaaaatctatgataCTCCTACTTTTctctctctaaaaaaaaaacacatttgttttcacagcTCATATTGTATTTATAAGATACTTTTTCACCCATATCTCTGTCTCATGTCTCTCTATCGCACTCTAAGCAGCATCCGCCCTTCTTTTCACTGTCAAATCATTTAAGCATCGATACAAACGACCAAAACTCGTTGGGCTGAGTTCTTCTAGCTTACATCCGGTAGGTCCTTGTACATGTATCGCTGCATAATCGTAACAATCGATTATGCCATCGCTATCACAGTCTCGGATGTATCTGCCGATGTAACCCTTAACGGCACGAGCCGCACAAAACGGATTATTTACACATTGTAAATATGCTGTAAAATAAacgacacacacacacaaacacatagaTACACATAGATTAGAAACTTTGAAGTGGCAATTGTAGTAACACCTCGAACAAGACCAAAAGATACTTCATCAAAGCTTGTTCGAATAACTTATCCATATACAAGAGTCAACATGATATTCATTTTCATTCTATCTCTATACAATTCACACCCACACGTACCCTTTTTCGAATCAGTGCTttcctcgtcgtcgtcgttctcATAGATTCCACCTTTAAGCGTTGGGCTGCCTGCATCAATCCAATATGGCTGGGATATCCTGAAAATGCCGCACTCCAAACCACTTGAGCACTTTGCTGTCACACACCCTGAACTTGTTTCACAGATACACTGCAGGCAGGCTTCACTAACATCAAAGGCTCCACCATCGCTGCTGTGAGATGAGGTTTCATTACTGGCATCGTGTGGGGTGGTAATTAAGTTGGTGGGCGGATTGCTGTCTGACCCGAATTCTATGCCAGTCGTGCCGCTGTCACTTTTGCTACTAGTACTTTTATTGTCATCACACGGAAGGCATTCACGTTCCGTAACAAAAGCTTCTATATGCGGAGAAATAATTGAATCATCGTAACTTTGCCATTGTGCGACAATTAAACCCACCTGGAGAGTGATAGTATGcatgatgttgatgatggcGGACAAAAATCAAACCGCTAAGCGAGAGCAAGGATAACGCTAGTCCAAGCATTGCAACAATTCGACAATCAAGGTCGGCCAttataatggtttttttttttggaacgacaaaattaaattaataagaagaaaaacaaattacacTGCGGGCAACTTGTCAATCGTGTCGCAAACAATGTAGAAACATACTGTTCGCACTGACAAGTATAGCGCTAAGATTGTGATTTCAGAGACAGAATAATATTCATTAGAAGCAGTTGGCGATGACCTTTGTGGGGACTCCGCTTGATAACCTAACGTGCGCTTGTGAATTGGTTTTTCTTATCACTGAAACAtcttttgtttacaaataaaaataaattagtgttttttttttttagtcaactTGTGTGATGTAGAAGCTGTAGGGAAAgctttatattttctaaaaaaataaaagaagtttgAGATAAGAATCAAGCTTATAATtatgatgatagagaatgcaaaaaagggGATCTAGTAATTTTGTTTGTCTCATCTTGATTTGGTTGCATAGAATTCAGCTGCAGGTAGCAATGTCAGTGCATGAAATagcttatttttctcaaaaatgactagtacgatttttattcaaattaaaatgtacCTTAACTTAATCGTATGTACCTACTTTGTTCAAGACACCAATATTGAgagttttaagaattttataataatttttaagcaAACCTGTTACCCAGCTGTGTtgttaataaaagttttaagaaCATATgtttaaaatgaacaaaattggGGCCTGTTTCACAGATCATACaacatacattacatacaacAGTGATGCTTTTTAGTCAAATTTGATGGGAATAAACGCTTTTGACGTCATCTAAACATCTATAAAATTTGTGTGAAAACTAGGGCCTTAAATCGAAAATGATTCTGTGGACGGAAACAGTGGTGGTACGATCAGTTCGTAGTAAAGTTCGATTGTATTATTACAGCTcttaatattatatatattatgaGCTGACGGCAAAGCCAGAGCtttttaaattcattgtttttgttaactatgctacacggttaaaaattctggagtattttttaatacagctcttgtattaaagcaattttcaatacaaaaaaatattacattttaatacttccaaaatattaaaataatttttaatattttttgtattaaatttcaatatttaagtattaaccctctgtcggcacacgggtgcgaatttggcaggacaaaatttaaaaaattacgatttttcaaaaaagtggtcacaaaaaaggctctttataagggtgaaaatattttttttttcggaattgtgaatacaatattcgaattcctcggaatattctacatcattttcatacttgattctctataaaatattgtgaatgaaaaaagttctagcgacatgaaaaagtataaaccaaattcgcacccgtgtgcctatcacgtcacaaaaaaaaggtgtgcctacagagggttaagtttactacttgtaatacaaaaattattagaaaaaaacatccgtgggttaaattctaatcttgtattaaattttaatacctctgtattagattttaatatttttgtattacattttaatataaattgtttatttattaaaaacttattaaattgtaatacgaatattaaattttaatcaaacgacgACGCCAGCagccaatttaaaaaagaaaaaaattcattgtttgAGGCAccttttctaaacaaaaaataaatcaaaaactgtaaatttgtactaatttgaaggcgctttgtgttttttagaaccaaaatgcatacattgcagatacattttgatcggcagtaagattttacatgccacagtttgtgaaacagataaaatagagacaataatatcaccattattatattatttattatttattattaatatttattttcagtaatgaatttaggaaaagaatacatattattaaacttaaatacattttgtattgaattgaaatatttttgtattatcttttaataaaattctcattaaaattaatataaaaagattaaattataataatgcAATACTTGAAATTCAATagatttggtattaaattctaatataaactgtatttttttaatacaactatattaaattttaatacattttgtataaactaaaaaatttgaatacttgtcatgtattaaattttaatacatttctggtgtatacctatatgtaacccaaaaaatattaaaaaatactccagaatttttaaccgtgtgaatagtagaataaaaattaattacttattaaaaaaaaaataaataaaaaaatagataaaaagacaaacttcttatactcatacaaattatttattttttgcaattaaCGTTTTTGGGAATAACAATTCCCATCTTTAGATTGtatagcaaaaattaaaaactaaaaaatttttaaataattttgtcattaaaatctaaacataaattttttagaaaaatttcttaataataatttttaaaggctATAAACGATTATTGTGAATTTTACTTTCATTATTCGTTCTTAGATTTTCATAGAATAatcttgttttctttaaaattaataaattatttgttttagttttgtaTATACGCTTtcgtcttttaattttttaacttgaattttattgaatttattgaaCGTAGTTTTtacgtttaattaatttattataagcAAGTTAAAAAAGTATAAGGAACAGCTAGCGTACGTGCCATAGTGGCACTTAATTCTTGCAGCGCCTTTAGACTTAGGAAATCGAACAGCTAGAACTACCAAATTTTACGCTCACAGCAACTTATAAACCTTTTTTCTTCCTTCAAATATGCTGCTTCTGTCATTGATGACTGCTATCTTACTACTAGATATATCCTAGAAAGCTCGAACAAATGTCGTAAACTGTGGAACTAGAAAATAATTAACCAGAAGTTTTCATACTTCATACCTACAAAATTTGTCGTATTGACAGCCGAAGTTGTCGTATTGACTATCAAAGTTATCGAATTGACTATCACAGTTGTCATATTGCCTATCGTATTCACTACGGAAATTGTCATATTGACTACGGAAATTGTAATATTCACCATCGAAGTTTTCGTATTTTATACAGCTGTTGTCATATTGAGTATTGAAGTTGCAATATTGCATATCTGCTGTGATCGCTGTTGTTTGCTGAATGTTAATGGTTACCAAACTCTTGCCCTTGTTAGTTAGAAATTTTTCTAAGCCCTTCTACCAAGACCTTGATGAGCCCTCACAATCGAAGATCAAACATTTGATCGTTATCTGTATACGCCGAAATGGTAACAGAATGTTATTTTTTAGATAACTGTCAGCACTTTTTAGACAACTTTATATATAAGGTAAGCTTAACTTAGCTACACGATAGAAAAATAACACCAGGGATAAAAACTTTACTGctggtatatttaatcataatatagttaaatataccggatataaagttaaatataccagcaTTTAATTTATCACTGCGTAATTTTCCTTTTGCGGtttaaaaaggtttaaaaaCCTTCTTAGAATTGTACGCGCATCTCAGAGCTGATTCGTTAATCAAGCCTGGCCTATTTATTTTATGTATGATCTGTGAAATAGGCCCTTTTACCAAATTTCAGGACAATTCTTGAGAAAAACTAAAGATAAAAAACTATCATAATTCCTACCCTTAAGAAGCAGGTAAAATTTCGAATATtgtatcatttaaaatttttttttgttttactgtcGTAGGTTCACTAACaacattttataatttatgaaaattgtattttctattcaaaaataaaatattttgtacggTCACACCCGTAACGCAACTGAATTGAATACTGAATTTAAATCTATTACATATACCTAATATCTCCAATTGTTTAAACTTGTTGTTATAAAGAGAACcacattttaaattcaattgatTTTGAATAATGACTGAATAATTGATAAGTGAGTAAATGTGTCACACCCGTGACAtcaattttaaacaatattaaaataCCTCTTGCagaaatgtttattctttttgatttttcaaaggaaagAAGAGTGttgttccttttattttttaactaataAATATGCAATgaactcaacatttttttattcaaattatggcaaaacaaataaaaggcTACCTcttgaaaaagaatacaaaaaaaatcaagaataaATCTTAACCACAAGGCTGTGGAAATGTCTATTTCTCTTATGTCTTTTTGTGTCTGTTTCAAAAATAAGCTtaatggtttcttttttttttatatcaaaacacATTTTGTGAAAGGATAATATTCCAAGTATGTATTTTGATGtccttttagtttttctttgtgTCCTTATAATATGACCACTCAATTTGaatgtttatttgcttttttatcaattcaattttaaggttctatttgtataaataatattaaaactttttatcaACCTTCACATATATGCATGATGCATATAATTTTCTCCTTTATtggatctaaaaaaaaaaaaaacataaaaccaaaCCAGAAAGGATGCTTTGAAAAATGAATGAGGTTTTTTctacttttcattttttgttaaagcagagaaaaaatatggttttaatAAAGTTAAACCGGAAAATGTTCATgaggtatatatatatttttttttacatcccaGATACACATTCCTATCCATCCACTTTGCAACCAAAGAAGTCCTAGTTGAAACAGgataaaaaaagtaggtacctatataaaaaaaaaaaaaaaacaaagagacTCCTGTTTCATAGTTTTAACAACGTTATGAACTCTGGTTTTTGAGTGCACAGGATgcatcgtattttttttttaattctacttttttctgttttactcTGCCACTTTTATATACGTTCTTCTCATTTTCCATTAAATATACATGCAaattactttatttaaaaacaaaagactTGTGGTGAAAGagtatataaaataatattaatggaAAATACTTTTCAACTTACTGGCATCAATTAACTTGGTcactttctgttttttttctctcactgaaataattatgttttgaaaaagttttttttcttttttgtttgtaatttttgcGAGCATTTGGTTGCAGGTGGTCATGTGTTTCAGAGAATTCAATAGTAGTTGAAAAATTAGAAGTTGGGAATGATGGTTTTGATACATTAGTTTAATTCATCAACAGTTTTgacaaagtaaattttaaaatgaggtACCTACTCGTTCACATGTGTACTTTctaatatatttcatttttatgctTGATGTTTTGTAGCGtaaaaacctataataaatgttttaattGACACATTGCAAACTGAGCcacattaacaaatttttaggaGAACTCATGATTTAATTAGAACAGTAGGAAGGGATTTTATAATGAGGTTTAGTAAGTAATTAGTTATTAGGAAGATTTTTATAATTGGGttttaaaaactacaaaaacatcttttaaaatGGATTCggcttttaattgaattttatttaatttaattacttGACAACGTCATGAGAAAATATTGATAGAAAGTTGGATACTTTtgtgaaattatttgaaatattgtctctgaattatcattattttgtataatataaAAGAGTTGATTGAATATTACCATTTTGtttatcatatatttttaataaaaaataacaagatattaataaaatgttttagtataatatttaaactaaagattaagacctttttttttttatctgtacGAGTTgtagtaaaaaaagaaaacaaatttgaagataattctattttacaaaaacatttttttccgtatttcggtaaaaaaaatcattttggatatccgTAAGAATCAATATAAcctattagtagagtaactaaaacaaattattagggaacccggccgaacagctctgattttgacgattttttttttttcaaacgtaggtaattaaaaatactttaaagtctatagattaaaaattgcctgtgttgccgtattgtttttaaaattaaaattaattttttttttaactaaaccattttttttgctttaatttcataaaacaaatgatagcaaaagattctctaggtaatttaaggaaaatatataaaaggcagtaagggacaatcttccatcgtttaagcgataagtgcaattttctaaaattctgacctcaaacacaaaaaaaatattttgaaaacaacggcaacacctacaatattttaaaatacatttttaaaaagtcattcatatctcttaaatttaaatccactaaatttaatcaagactttttgaaaaaaatggtcctcaaactcagaattaaaaaaaaaaaaaaatgttattagaaaaatttaaaatgacttttttttttctaataaaatatgaatttatttaaaaaaaatttttggccataaatattatcagttgaatttcgaagcaaaaaaggtaaaatatatcacacttttgaaaaaaaaaaaaaatgaaaaattacttcaatttcaatggtttttttttttattaaaactgaatgtttgcattgaaataattaattttctcaaagactgtggtaaataggaactttaaatttttgctatttaactttcaacagtaagggttattaaatgaataaaaaataattttatgtttagatgttgaactttaaaaaaaaaaataagttacattttttttcaaagcttttattaaaaaaagttcttcgaaaatgaaatactttttaatttttttcacaaaccgtaatacatattgacatttgattttataatttgaaatcataataaatgcggccaaaaaaatttgagaataaatgcattttatattacgaccaagtttaaaaaacgacatgttaaaattttttcaataatttttttttttttttcaaaaatctgagttcaattaccattctttcaaaagccgttcattcaattaacttaattttaattttacatatatgactaagcttctagcttttaaaaaatgtttatttgaatattgtaggtgttgccgttgtgttcaaatatttttttttgtgtttaaagtcaattaataagaaaattaatcTATCGCTCGAattatggaagattgtccctcactcctatatattttttttccttgaatttcctagacaatcttttggcatcaattaatttatgaaatttaagaaaaatttttgaaaaaaatttgtttttgttcacaaaaatcttcaattaaattaaaaaaatcaaaacggcaacaccggcaatttttaatctatagactttaaagtatttttaaataccgacgtttgaaaaaaaaagatcatcaaaatctaagctgttcggccgggttccctaatattgccaatttatgagctttagttactccactatataatTCCTGTAAGTTTGAAGTTTCTTGCAAGCTTtcaaaaattcctaaaaaaaacaatccaaagtttccctaaaaaatatgtgtttttcaaaaattcatatttggaAATAAGAGCCCTAGAAagaaaatccgtatcagacccctaatatttttgcataaactcatgtttaaaaaaaaaacttttgtcgTTCATAACTcagtaaatattaatttttcatggAATTTTTTCAACACTGCTGCCATTATTTTAACAAGTTTATCTACCAATAggccagtgccaatccggttttcagagggcaagagttgaaaaaattataagaagcataagggtggtgggaaaatttaggataaatggtgtatgaaaggggaaaaataaattgcccacaaacaaatttggGGAATTGGGGATTTGGTgttcgaaaaagtggggtgggtgtcaaaaatcgtattttttacgatttctgtcaaaagtagacctcctatcgaaaaaagttaaatgaaaaagttgtagatcgtaaaagtgtctacaacttttactcaaaccattttttatataacctcaaaaatattgaaaaaattgcaaaaatacgatttttttactttttatttttatcttttacaaaaatggttggattttaacaaaacttagacaaaaattactttgctattttttctatctatttaaactgttttttgagcaaaaagttaatttttggatttttgacgaatttaatttgaaaaaataacctatttttcaaacaaaaaagttaccaaaatatttttgtttttgaaaactttgcaATGCAagtatttagattaaaaccttttattcaagattgtgtggaaaaactatacttttgttttagaaaatattgagaaaaattgaaaaaaacaaaaaaactatttttaagatcgatttttccgtaaatgacagtaatattggagagaaataattttcaatagaaactaaattatacttttctaatagcctttgaccttcttaatttgaatctagcattagaatagctctaacgtgcaaagtttttgagatattgaatttttaacgtccaaaacactatttttgtgatgttttgcattgtaatatctcaaaaacgtgatgtgatagaatttttctgacttcggattcaagctcagcgcacaaaaaaccattagaaaaatatatcttgatttctacaaaaaaaaaaactttttgactagtgaaattgaacaaggcattcgatttttacatacatacatgtgGCTATCAAATTGGAGCAAAaacctatttttaaaatttaccttcatcaaaatttttgaacttttcttaaa
This DNA window, taken from Episyrphus balteatus chromosome 2, idEpiBalt1.1, whole genome shotgun sequence, encodes the following:
- the LOC129911679 gene encoding uncharacterized protein LOC129911679, with translation MADLDCRIVAMLGLALSLLSLSGLIFVRHHQHHAYYHSPEAFVTERECLPCDDNKSTSSKSDSGTTGIEFGSDSNPPTNLITTPHDASNETSSHSSDGGAFDVSEACLQCICETSSGCVTAKCSSGLECGIFRISQPYWIDAGSPTLKGGIYENDDDEESTDSKKAYLQCVNNPFCAARAVKGYIGRYIRDCDSDGIIDCYDYAAIHVQGPTGCKLEELSPTSFGRLYRCLNDLTVKRRADAA